Proteins encoded together in one Benincasa hispida cultivar B227 chromosome 1, ASM972705v1, whole genome shotgun sequence window:
- the LOC120071731 gene encoding profilin-like, with protein sequence MSWQSYIDDQLMYEVDGQHLKAAAIVGNDGSVWAQSSGFPQYKPEEISAIMKDFDEPGSLAPTGLHLGGSKYMVIQGESGAVIRGKKGTSGITVKKTNQALIFGLYDEPMTPGQCNMIVEKLGDYLIDQGM encoded by the exons ATGTCGTGGCAATCTTACATTGATGATCAGTTGATGTATGAGGTCGATGGCCAGCATCTCAAAGCCGCTGCTATAGTCGGTAACGACGGTTCTGTTTGGGCTCAGAGCTCCGGTTTCCCTCAG tACAAACCAGAAGAGATTTCTGCCATTATGAAGGATTTTGATGAGCCTGGATCTCTTGCCCCGACTGGGTTGCACCTTGGTGGATCAAAATACATGGTTATTCAGGGAGAATCTGGAGCTGTTATCCGTGGAAAGAAG GGCACTTCTGGAATCACTGTAAAGAAAACAAACCAAGCACTGATTTTTGGTTTATATGATGAACCAATGACACCAGGACAGTGCAACATGATTGTTGAGAAGTTGGGAGATTACCTGATTGATCAAGGCATGTAA